Proteins encoded together in one Chrysemys picta bellii isolate R12L10 chromosome 22, ASM1138683v2, whole genome shotgun sequence window:
- the STAC3 gene encoding SH3 and cysteine-rich domain-containing protein 3: MTEKEALAPPASPAPGGKPASRLRALKQLFLRRPKEEPPAEPQPNGELVSPTGGPLYYFYEEEEEEEEEPEPPPEPQKPVNDKPHKFKDQYFKKPKFCDVCARMIVLNNKFGLRCKNCKTSIHHHCQSYVEMQRCFGKIPPGFRRAYSSPLYSNQQYACVKELLSAANRSDPVFETLRTGVVMANKERKKGQEDKKNPLAAMMDEEPEPGKHEVGKLEAGNPEGDKKAEKSTPDDKNKKPQPGFLQTHYFVALYRFKALEKDDLDFHPGEKITVVDDSNEEWWRGKIGEKIGYFPPNFIIRVRAGERVHKVTRSFVGNKEIGQITLKKDQIVVQKGEEVNGYVKVYTGRKVGLFPVDFLEEI, translated from the exons ATGACGGAGAAGGAGGCTCTGGCACCACCAGCCTCGCCCGCGCCAGGGGGGAAGCCAGCGAGCAGG ctccggGCGCTGAAGCAGCTGTTTCTGCGGAGACCCAAGGAGgagccaccagcggagccgcAGCCCAACGGGGAGCTGGTCAGCCCCACGGGGGGGCCCCTCTACTACTTctacgaggaggaggaggaggaggaagaggagcccgAGCCGCCCCCCGAGCCCCAGAAGCCCGTCAACGACAAGCCCCACAAGTTCAAGGATCAGTACTTCAAAAAGCCCAAGTTCTGTGATGTCTGCGCCCGCATGATTGTCC tcaACAACAAATTCGGCCTGAGATGCAAGAACTGCAAAACCAGTATCCACCACCACTGTCAGTCCTACGTGGAGATGCAGCGCTGCTTCGGCAAGATC ccCCCCGGGTTCCGCCGGGCATACAGCTCCCCCCTCTACAGCAACCAGCAATACGCCTGCGTCAAGGAGCTGCTCT CGGCAGCCAATCGCAGCGACCCCGTGTTCGAGACCCTCCGGACGGGCGTCGTCATGGCCAACAAGGAGCGGAAGAAAGGGCAGGAGGATAAGAAGAAT CCCTTGGCCGCCATGATGGACGAGGAGCCGGAGCCTGGGAAGCATGAAGTGGGCAAACTCGAGGCAG GCAACCCAGAAGGGGACAAGAAGGCAGAGAAAAGCACTCCCGACGACAAG aacaaGAAGCCCCAGCCCGGCTTCCTGCAGACTCATTACTTCGTGGCGCTTTATCGCTTCAAAGCCCTGGAGAAGGACGATCTGGATTTCCA CCCGGGGGAGAAGATCACGGTGGTGGATGACTCCAACGAGGAATGGTGGCGG gggaagattGGCGAGAAAATCGGCTACTTCCCGCCAAACTTCATCATCCGGGTGCGGGCGGGCGAGCGGGTGCACAAGGTCACCAGGTCCTTTGTGGGCAACAAGGAGATCGGGCAGATCACGCTGAAGAAGGATCAG aTCGTGGTGCAGAAGGGGGAGGAAGTGAACGGCTACGTCAAGGTCTACACCGGCCGCAAGGTGGGGCTCTTCCCCGTCGACTTCCTGGAGGAGATTTGA